One Deltaproteobacteria bacterium genomic window, GTATTCTTCGATAACGACAATTTCTTTGTCGGTAATCTGCGAAATAACACCGCCGTTTTTGCCTACCTTCACTCCCTTTTTCACCGTGTAACCCTTTCCCTCATTATCTTCGATGAGAGCCAGTGTCTCATTGCTTTTCATCAGAACCCCCACAATTTTCAGTTCTCCCAGGTCAAACTTCTCAAGAGGGGTAAGGGCTCCTTTCCTCTTTACCGCAACGGCCTCTTCCTTCAAAAAGGGCAAAAACGGGTCCTTCAGCCCCGTAGCGGTATAACCGGCAAATGTGTCTTCAACCGGCTCTTTTTCTGAAACAGGCTCCTCCGTTTTCGGCTCCTTAACTTGCTTCTGGACTTTCTTGACTACCCGGGAAACTTTCTGCGTCTTCCCCTGCTCCCCAGAACAGCCGGTGAAAGTCAGGGAAAAAGCTACGATCAACAGAATAAATACAAAGATCCCCGAACTTGCCATACGTTTACATTTCATCCGTGATAATCCTTTCATTTTTCAGGCTTTTTCTCCTTAAGGAATCTGAAAGTCCTCGCGGTGCAGTTGATCGTCATGACAGCTTTGTCCCTCGAGATAACCGGCCTGTCAAAGAGCACGTCGGATACATTCACGATTCTCGACAGCCTGCTCACCCGGTCAAGGAACATCCCGAAATCGTGGAAACCTCCGTTGACGGATATATCGACCGGTATTTCCGCATAAAACTCTCTCGGCACCTCCCCTTTCGGTGCGAATTTCAGGAAATCCAAGCCGCTTTCTTTTCCAACATCGGATATATTCCTCAAGAGCTTCGGTATTTCAGAAGAGTTCGGAAGCTGTTCGAGCAGCTCATTGAGCTGTACCTCCAGCTTTACCACCTCTTTTTTAAAGGTCTCGAGATCCTTGGCAATAATTCTCTGTTCCTTGATTTTTCCCTCAAGGGTCACTTTCTGCTGCTGGAGGGCATCTATTTGGGTTTTTACCGGCGTGTAGTAAAGGTAATAGTAGCCGACGAGAACTGCCACAACCACCAAACCGTAAAGCACCGCCTTCTGCTTTGTCCCTACGCCTTTCAAGGATAGCTTGTCTCTAAGCGCCATAGTTCACCCTTGTATTTAAGCTTTCAATTCCACTCTGATTTTAAAAAGCATCATCCGGACGCCCCTCACTACCTTCCTCTCGGCTGACTGGAGCTCTATTTTTCCGAATTTTTCTGTGGCCCCGAGATTGTTCATGAAGTCGGCTACCACGTAGTTGTTGAGAGCGTAGCCCTGTATCTCCATGGACCGTCCAGAATAATTCAGCCTCGAAATCCACGCCTTTTCAGGAACTGTCCGGGCGAGGGTATCCATGACAATAACAGGCGCCTTCCTCCCCCTCTGGAGATTTGCCACGATATTCACTTTTTTCTGGAGCTCTTTTTTCTTTTGCTTGAACTTTTCAACTTCCCCGATCTGTTTTTGAAGTTGGGCTATTTCCTGCTTGGCTTTCTTTATATCATCCTCGAGACGGGACACCTTTGCGACGAGAACTGTTTTGTGAAAGGAGAACAAAAGAAGTATGAAAGCGATGATTGAGAGAAAGAAGACAAGGTCGACATTGATCTTCTTCTTCCTTTTGCGCTTCTGTCTTATGAGATTGATCTTTATCATTACTTGTCTCCTGGTTTTCTCATTGACAACCCCGTGACAACTGTTGCCGCCGTACCGAAGTTTTTCACGTAATCTGGATTAACCGATGATTCATCGATCATGAGTCCTTCGAGGGGATCAAATATTTCCGCAGAAATGGAGAGCTTTTCCTCAATTAATTCCTTCAGGTGCCTGGCCCGGGCAGCCCCTCCTGCCAGGAAAACCTTCGTCACCAGCTTATCGGGATACGTGGCTGCGTAGAAGTTGTAGGACCTTTGCACTTCTGTCGCTATGATGCTGGACACATTCTTTACAACGGCATCCACCCGCTCCGGGTTGAAATCCTCCAGCTCCTCTCCCTTTTTCATATTCTCTGCAACACTGTATGAAACGCCAAACTGCCGCTGAATTTCATTGTTGTACATGGACCCGCCCATCGACACATCCCGGGTAAAGAGAGGGATGCCCTCATCGAGAATGATGATGTTCATGAAGGAGGAGCCCAGATTGACCACCATGGGAAGTTGCTCGTCCGAGATTCCCGAGCAGGCCTCGAACGCGTTCCCAACGGCTATTGAATCCACACCGATTATCGATGGGACGAGCCCTGCCTCTCTTATCACCGACACGTATTCCTCAACGAGATCGTTTTTCGCGGCAACGAGCAAAACGTCCATCCGGGTTGGATCGTCCCGCAGTGGCCCGATGACCTGAAAATCTATCTTCACATCCTTGACTTCAAAGGGTATGTACTGCTCTACCTCCCACTGAATTGATTCTTCGAGGTCCTCAGGGGTTGTCGTCGGCAGAACAACCTTTTTTATGATAACTGAATGTCCTTCAATCGACGCCGCAACGTATTTGTCCCGAATACCGAGATCGGCAAAGCCGTTCTTTATCGTTTCCACCACCGTGCTGTGGTCCATGATCGCCCCATCGACGACGGTATCCGGAGAGAGGGGAAAAACACCGAATTTCTGAACCTGAAACGAAACTCCCATCTCCTTCAACTTCATGATCTTGATACTCGACGATCCGATGTCCAATCCCACAAGCTCTTTTTTTCCGAATAGATTCATCGTTCACCACCTATTCTTCTTCATCAAAGCCAAAAACCTTATTCTTATCGGAGAGCTTCAATCCGAGGGCAAGTATTATTTTCCGCTTGGTATCCATTCTGCACCGCATACCCTTTTCGATCCTGTCTATGGTGAGCACCGACACGCTCGCCCGTCTCGCGAGTTCTGCCTTACTCATGAGTTGGCTCTCCCGTATCTTCTTTACGTTGTTCTTTTCACTATATTTTTGACTTTCCATTTCTCTTTTCATTTTCCCCACTTTTTACCTTAATCGGTTTCTTTTTAGAAAATCTTAACCTTCTTAGATTTTATGTCAAGTTTTTTTTAAGTGATGTGTAATTTATACATAATTTTAATCAATTTATATCATATTCTTTAATTTTATACAAAAGTGCAGGATGCGATATTCCGAGGATTTTTGCCGCAAGGGGTTTTCTTCCTTCCGTCTTCCTCAGGGCCTTTTTGATCATGTCCATCTCAAGCTCTTTAATGGCCTCCTTCAACGTTATCTTTTCAGGATCAAAATCCATAAAAGTAACGACACTTTCTTTTTTTATCTGTTCGCCAGGACCCTCCAGATATTTCGGGGTTATGATCTCCGTTTCTGCCATGACAACGGCTCGCTCGACAACGTTTTCCAGCTCCCTTACATTTCCCGGCCAATCGTATTCGGTCATCAACCTGAACGCCTCCTCGGAGAATCCTTTTATTTTCTTATCGACTTTTTGAGAGAAAATGTTAACGAAATGTTCGACCAGGGTAATTATATCTTCCTTTCGTTCCCTGAGTGGGGGCATATGAATTACTAGCTTGTTGAGCCTGTAAAAGAGATCTTCCCGGAAACTGCCCCTCGCAACCTCCTCATTTAACTTCTTTGACGTTGCAGCAATCACCCTTACGTCAACTGAACGGCTTTCTGTATCCCCCACACGTCGTATTTCCCCCTCCTGAAGAAATCTGAGCAGCTTCGCCTGAACAGGCATCGACAGCTCCGGAATTTCATCGAGGAACAGGGTTCCCCCGTCCGCCTCCTCGATGAGGCCCTTCTTGTCGTGCTGGGCATCGGTAAAAGCCCCCTTCTTGTATCCGAAGAGCTCCGTTTCGATAAGGTTCTCAGGAAGCGCGGCACAATTTACGGGAACGAAAACGCCCCTCTTTCTTTCACCACTGAAGTGGAGCGCTCTCGCCACCAGCTCCTTCCCCGTACCCGACTCTCCGGTGATCAATACCGAAACATCATAATCCCTGCCTTTCTCGACGAGGGAAAAGACCTCTTCCATCGGTTTGCTTCTCCCGATAATCCCTTCAAAGGAGTATTTCCTCTCCAGTTCCCTCTTCAGTCTCTCGTTCTCCTCCCGCAGCGCCCTCTCGTCGAGGGCTTTCTTGATGATGACGAGGATTTCATCTATGTCGAAAGGCTTCGAAACATAGTAGTACGCCCCTTTCTTGACTGCCTTGATAACGGTCTTGATCGTTCCAAATGCAGACATCATTATGATGATAGACTTTATGCCTCTTTCTTTTGCATTTTCAAGGAACTCCATTCCGTCCATCTCGGGCATTTTTATATCTGCCAGCACAAGGTCGCAGGGATCAGACTCGAGGATTGCAAGACCCTCTTTCCCGTTCTCCGCAGTCCTTACTTGGAAGCCTTCCTTTTCAAGAACCCTTTTCAGGACATCCCGCACGTTCACCTCATCATCCATGACAAGAATTTTGTACTTCAATTTTCACCCCCCGCTTTCCTTCGTAAAAATTCAGCAAAAAGTAGTTTCCCTGCAAGGTCACCGCTTCGCAGATATTGGCAGGTAAACCCGGAACAGGGATCCCTTCCCTTCGGCGCTCTCGAAAGATACATACCCGTCGTAGGAATCAAGGATGGCCGTGGTAACCGATAATCCGAGCCCCGTTCCTTTTCCTGGATCCTTCGTCGTAAAGAAAGGATCGAAGATTTTATCCTTCTCCTCCTCTTTGATTCCTGTCCCCGTGTCAGCAATTTCAACAACGACGAAGCGGTCTGCCCATCTCTCCTTGCGAATCCCCCTGTTCATCCTCATACGTGCATAGTTAATCTCGGGGGGATCGGTCCTCCTTCTCCTGACCTGCTGAACCGATTCTTTTCCGGCTTCTCTCTTTTCAAGATAGGTTCGAATGGTCAGCGTCCCACCCCCGGGCATCGCGTCTACCCCGTTCATGAAGAGGTTCAAGAGAACCTGCCTGAGCTTGCCGGGGTCGATGGAAGCTTTTGGCACGTCATCAAATTTCTTATCAATCGTGATTCTTTCGAAAATCTTCCTGTAGGAGAGCGATCGAATGATGTCCCCGATAATCTCGATGACATCAGCCTCCTCGACTTTACGGACGCCGATACGGGAGTGGGCAAGGAGTTCCCTCAATATCCCTTCGATTCTCCCCGATTCATCATGAACCCTCCCGAGACAATCTCTCTGCTCGTCGCTTAACTCGGTATTTCTCAACATGTGTGCAACATATCCCTTGATTGCCATGAGGGGATTTCCCACCTCATGCGCTATCCCCGAGGAAAGCCTCCCTATCGTAGCCATTTTTTCAGCCCGGATAACCTGGGCACGGGACAGCTTCAACTCTTCGTTCGTTTT contains:
- the pilM gene encoding type IV pilus assembly protein PilM, which encodes MNLFGKKELVGLDIGSSSIKIMKLKEMGVSFQVQKFGVFPLSPDTVVDGAIMDHSTVVETIKNGFADLGIRDKYVAASIEGHSVIIKKVVLPTTTPEDLEESIQWEVEQYIPFEVKDVKIDFQVIGPLRDDPTRMDVLLVAAKNDLVEEYVSVIREAGLVPSIIGVDSIAVGNAFEACSGISDEQLPMVVNLGSSFMNIIILDEGIPLFTRDVSMGGSMYNNEIQRQFGVSYSVAENMKKGEELEDFNPERVDAVVKNVSSIIATEVQRSYNFYAATYPDKLVTKVFLAGGAARARHLKELIEEKLSISAEIFDPLEGLMIDESSVNPDYVKNFGTAATVVTGLSMRKPGDK
- a CDS encoding helix-turn-helix domain-containing protein; the encoded protein is MKREMESQKYSEKNNVKKIRESQLMSKAELARRASVSVLTIDRIEKGMRCRMDTKRKIILALGLKLSDKNKVFGFDEEE
- a CDS encoding response regulator → MKYKILVMDDEVNVRDVLKRVLEKEGFQVRTAENGKEGLAILESDPCDLVLADIKMPEMDGMEFLENAKERGIKSIIIMMSAFGTIKTVIKAVKKGAYYYVSKPFDIDEILVIIKKALDERALREENERLKRELERKYSFEGIIGRSKPMEEVFSLVEKGRDYDVSVLITGESGTGKELVARALHFSGERKRGVFVPVNCAALPENLIETELFGYKKGAFTDAQHDKKGLIEEADGGTLFLDEIPELSMPVQAKLLRFLQEGEIRRVGDTESRSVDVRVIAATSKKLNEEVARGSFREDLFYRLNKLVIHMPPLRERKEDIITLVEHFVNIFSQKVDKKIKGFSEEAFRLMTEYDWPGNVRELENVVERAVVMAETEIITPKYLEGPGEQIKKESVVTFMDFDPEKITLKEAIKELEMDMIKKALRKTEGRKPLAAKILGISHPALLYKIKEYDIN
- the pilO gene encoding type 4a pilus biogenesis protein PilO, producing the protein MALRDKLSLKGVGTKQKAVLYGLVVVAVLVGYYYLYYTPVKTQIDALQQQKVTLEGKIKEQRIIAKDLETFKKEVVKLEVQLNELLEQLPNSSEIPKLLRNISDVGKESGLDFLKFAPKGEVPREFYAEIPVDISVNGGFHDFGMFLDRVSRLSRIVNVSDVLFDRPVISRDKAVMTINCTARTFRFLKEKKPEK